Within the Marixanthomonas sp. SCSIO 43207 genome, the region AGTAACTTTTGCATCCACAGCGATTATTTTATCATCACTGGTTTTTAATACCGGGTTAATTTCAAATAAAGAAGAATCTGATTCTGTATAAGCTTTATAAAGCGCCATAACAAATTTTGTCATTTGTTTAAAAGCTTTACCGCTCAGTCCTAGATTAAAAGCAATACGACGTGCTTGAAAAGGCAATAAGCCTAATGCTGGATCTACTTCTTCGTTAAAGATTAAATGAGGTGTTTCTTCGGCTACTGTTTCAATATCCATTCCACCTTCGGTAGAATACATAATCATATTTTTTCCAGTAGATCGGTTAAGCAATACGCTCATATAGTATTCTTCTGGTTCACTGTCACCAGGATAATACACATCTTCTGTTACAAGAACTTGATTTACTTTTTTTCCTTCGGCACTAGTTTGAGGAGTTACAAGGTTCATACCTATAATTTCTCCTGCAAGTTGTTCTACCTCTTGAAGGTTTTTTGCAAGTTTTACACCGCCACCCTTTCCACGGCCACCGGCGTGAATTTGAGCTTTGATAACGTGCCAACCGGTTCCGGTTTCTTCAGTTAGTTTTTTTGCAGCTTCTACAGCTTCAGATGGAGTTTGTGCGACAATTCCTCGTTGGATGTCTACTCCAAAGCTGTTTAATATTTCTTTTCCTTGATATTCGTGTAAATTCATAATAGCGTTTTATGGCTTAATTTTCAGATGT harbors:
- the sucC gene encoding ADP-forming succinate--CoA ligase subunit beta; translated protein: MNLHEYQGKEILNSFGVDIQRGIVAQTPSEAVEAAKKLTEETGTGWHVIKAQIHAGGRGKGGGVKLAKNLQEVEQLAGEIIGMNLVTPQTSAEGKKVNQVLVTEDVYYPGDSEPEEYYMSVLLNRSTGKNMIMYSTEGGMDIETVAEETPHLIFNEEVDPALGLLPFQARRIAFNLGLSGKAFKQMTKFVMALYKAYTESDSSLFEINPVLKTSDDKIIAVDAKVTLDDNALFRHKDYAEMRDVREENPVEVEARDAGLSYVDLDGNVGCMVNGAGLAMATMDLIKQAGGEPANFLDVGGTADAERVETAFNLILKDPSVKAILVNIFGGIVRCDRVAQGIVDAYKNMGNIDVPIIVRLQGTNADKAKELIDNSGLAVESAVEFQEAADKVHKVLS